A single region of the Gasterosteus aculeatus chromosome 1, fGasAcu3.hap1.1, whole genome shotgun sequence genome encodes:
- the jam3a gene encoding junctional adhesion molecule 3B produces MAITRLVACLLLCTGFGHIPSSLGVILRTTDKIVWANEFEPIELTCLIESISTNNPRIEWKKIKNGIPSYVYFQNRIAGDLEHRAQLREPANIVIFNTSRSDTAEYRCEVAAIDDQRDFDEILISLAVRVKPVVPRCSVPEAVTVGTSTELRCLENEGFPAPQYRWFHNSEELPQDPKISPKLVNSSYSINPDTGSLKFRWVRKEDAGEYYCQAKNDAGHAQCPSQTMEVYDVDILGIFLKVCGVVTVLLSFGAFLCHCLKHGCLSKKGLNENNFNWPAQNDAVEYADADEGHFRHKSSFII; encoded by the exons GCCACATACCATCCTCGCTCGGGGTAATCCTCCGGACCACAGACAAGATTGTTTGGGCAAATGAGTTTGAGC CCATCGAACTGACCTGTTTGATAGAGTCCATATCCACAAACAACCCGAGGATCGAATGGAAAAAGATTAAGAACGGTATCCCCAGTTATGTGTACTTTCAGAACAGAATAGCAG GGGACTTGGAGCACAGAGCTCAGCTCAGAGAGCCAGCCAACATCGTGATCTTCAACACCAGTCGGTCGGACACAGCCGAGTACCGCTGCGAGGTGGCCGCCATCGATGATCAAAGGGACTTTGATGAGATACTGATTAGTCTTGCAGTGAGAG tgAAACCTGTCGTACCGCGGTGCAGCGTGCCAGAGGCAGTCACGGTTGGAACATCGACCGAGCTGCGATGTCTGGAGAACGAGGGCTTCCCTGCTCCTCAGTACCGCTGGTTCCACAACAGTGAGGAGCTTCCTCAGGACCCCAAAATCAGCCCCAAGCTGGTCAACTCTTCATACAGCATCAACCCTGACACCGGAAGCTTg AAATTTCGATGGGTGAGGAAGGAGGACGCAGGGGAGTACTACTGCCAAGCAAAGAATGATGCCGGACATGCACAGTGTCCCTCACAAACGATGGAAGTCT ATGACGTCGACATCCTCGGGATTTTCCTCAAGGTGTGTGGTGTGGTGACTGTTCTCTTGTCTTTTGGTGCTTTCCTTTGTCATTGCCTTAAACATGGATGCCTCTCCAAAAAAGGCCTCAATGAAAATAA CTTCAACTGGCCAGCACAGAATGATGCCGTTGAATATGCCGATGCAGATGAG GGCCATTTCCGCCATAAGTCCTCATTCATCATTTGA
- the vps26b gene encoding vacuolar protein sorting-associated protein 26B, whose product MSFFSFGQSAEIDVVLNDADTRKKAEHKTEDGKKDKYFLFYDGETVGGKVNVTLKNPGKRLEHQGIKIEFVGQIELYYDRGNHHEFVSLVKDLARPGEITQSQTFDFEFTHVEKPYESYTGQNVKLRYFLRATVIRRLNDISKETDIVVHTLSTYPELNSSIKMEVGIEDCLHIEFEYNKSKYHLKDVIVGKIYFLLVRIKIKHMEIDIIKRETTGTGPSVYHENDTIAKYEIMDGAPVRGESIPIRLFLAGYDLTPTMRDINKKFSVRYYLNLVLIDEEERRYFKQQEITLWRKGDVVRKSMSHQAAIASQRFEGSAASESALEQAAKEESG is encoded by the exons ATGAGTTTCTTTAGTTTCGGACAAAGTGCAGAAATTGATGTAGTCTTGAATGACGCGGATACGAGAAAGAAGGCTGAACACAAGACGGAAGATGGAAAGAAAGATAAATACTTTCTTTTCTACGATGGCGAGACTGTCGGCGGAAAGGTGAACGTCACACTGAAGAACCCCGGCAAGAGGCTCGAGCACCAGGGCATCAAAATCGAATTTGTCGGCCAAATAG AGCTGTATTACGACAGAGGAAACCATCATGAGTTTGTTTCCCTGGTGAAAGATCTTGCGAGACCGGGCGAAATAACTCAGTCGCAGACCTTCGACTTTGAGTTCACTCATGTTGAGAAACCCTACGAGTCGTACACGGGCCAGAACGTCAAGCTAAG ATATTTCCTCCGGGCCACGGTGATCAGGCGACTAAATGACATCAGTAAAGAGACGGACATTGTGGTGCACACGCTGAGCACGTACCCCGAACTCAACTCCTCCATTAAAATGGAAGTGGGAATCGAGGATTGTCTCCACATTGAGTTTGAGTACAACAAATCCAA GTACCATCTGAAAGATGTTATTGTGGGAAAAATCTATTTCCTGCTGGTGAGGATTAAAATTAAACACATGGAGATTGACATCATCAAGCGTGAGACGACGGGTACCGGACCAAGCGTGTACCACGAAAACGACACAATCGCCAAGTACGAGATCATGGACGGAGCGCCAGTCAGGG GAGAGTCCATTCCCATCCGGTTATTTCTAGCCGGTTATGATCTGACTCCCACCATGCGAGACATCAACAAGAAGTTCTCAGTGCGCTACTACCTAAACCTGGTTCTGATcgacgaggaggagaggcgcTACTTCAAACAGCAG GAAATCACTCTGTGGAGGAAAGGGGACGTGGTGAGGAAGAGCATGTCCCACCAGGCGGCCATCGCCTCGCAGAGGTTCGAGGGCTCGGCCGCCTCAGAGAGCGCGCTGGAGCAGGCCGCCAAGGAGGAGAGCGGATAG